TCCCAGCAGGAGCGCGGACTCGGTCAGGTGCCGACCCTGGACGCCAGCGGTCTGTTCGTCGAGGATCGCGAACCCAGGGTGACGCATCATTGGGCGCTGCTCGCCGTCGGGCTGGCCGCCCTGGCGGTGGTGATCGCGCTCTATGCGGCGTTCCGGGGAACCCGGCCCGTACCCATGACGACGCTGGAGGTACCCAGGGTCGACCCGGCGCCCATGATTCAGCCGTTGACCGCCCAGCCGCCGCCGGCTGTTACCGAGGCGCCTGTGGCCGAACCCATCGCCAGACCCCTGGTCGAACCGCCACCGCCCAAACCGGCGCCGTCACGGCCGAACGCGCCGACGAGTCAGACCGCCGCCCCGGACGCCGATCCCGACTGGGAGCACAACCTGCTGCGTCAACTGGAGGCCGAGCAGGCCGCGATGAACGCCGCGCGTGAGGTCCTGGAGGAAGCGCCGCGCGTACTGCCCGTGCCCGAGGATCTGGTCGAGGACATCAGGGCGTTCAAGCAGCAGTTGCAACGCGAGCGGGAGTGATGAGATGACCGAGCCAATGCCCCGCGATTCAGACGTTCTGCAACGCCATCTGCGCGATATCCGTGAGCTGCTCTCGCGTCAGCGTCTGGTCGAGGATCTGATGCATCGCCAGCACAGCTCGCATCAGGATCTGGTCGATTCCATCACCCACCGTCAGACCATCGGCTGGCTCAGGCGCAAGCTCGACCGGCTGCATCCGGCCGACATCGCGCACATCCTGGAGGCGCTGCCGCGCGATCAGCGTCAGCTGGTGTGGGATCTGGTGCGCTCGGACAAGGACGGCGAGATCCTGCTGGAGGTCTCGGACGCGGTGCGTCCGTCGCTGATCGAGACCATGGACAGCAACGAGATCCGCGCGGCGGCCGAGTCGCTCGATGCCGACGAGCTGGCGGATCTGGCGCCCGATCTGCCGCCCGAGGTGGTGGAGGATGTGCTCGAAGCGCTCGATCAGGAGGAGCGCGAGCATGTGCGCGCGGCCATGTCCTATCCGGAGGACACGGTCGGGGCGCTGATGGACTTCGACATGGTCACGGTGCGCGAGGACGTGACGCTGGAGGTGGTGCTGCGCTATCTGCGCCGGTTCGAGGAGCTGCCGGATCACACCGACAAGCTGTTCGTCGTCGATCGCGAGGAGCGTCTGCGCGGCATCCTGACGCTGGAGTCGTTGCTGATCAACGACCCGGAGCGGCTCGTCTCGGAGGTCATGAAATCCAAGTCGCTGGTCACGTTCGCGCCCGAGGACGATGCCGATGAAGCGGCGGCGGCCTTCGAGCGTTACGACCTGATCTCGGTGCCTGTGGTCGATGGCGAGCGGCGGGTCATCGCGCGGGTCACGGTGGCGGATATGGTCGACCGGATTCGCGAGGAGTCGGAGGCCGAGATTCTGAGTCAGGCCGGTCTGCGCGAGGAGGAGGACATCTTCGCGCCCATCGCGCGTTCGCTGCGCAATCGCTGGGCCTGGCTGGCGATCAATCTGGTGACGGCCTTCGTCGCCTCGCGGGTGATCGATCTGTTCGAGGATTCGATCGCGCAGTTGGTGGCGCTGGCGGCGTTGATGCCGATCGTGGCAGGGATCGGGGGGAATGCGGGCAATCAGACGATTACGATGATCGTGCGCGCCATTGCGATGGGGCAGGTCGAGCCGTCGGCGGTGTGGCGTCTGTTGGGCAAGGAGGTCGGTGTGGCGCTGATCAATGGCTTGGTGTGGGGCGGGGTGGTCGGCGGGATCGTCTGGGCGCTCTATGGGAGTTGGAAGCTGGGGGTGGTCATGACGGGGGCGATGACGCTCAATCTGCTGCTGGCGGCTACGGCTGGGGTCGTGATACCGCTCGTTCGTCAGCGGTTCGGGCGCGATCCGGCGCTCGGTGGCTCGGTGATGATCACGGCGCTGACCGATTCGGGGGGGTTCTTCATCTTTCTGGGGTTGGCGACGCTGTTTCTGCTCTGAGTCGGGAGTTTGGCTGTCGACTCGGGGGGCGCACGGCGGGTTGTCTGCTGGGGGAGCGGGTCGGGTAACGGCTGTCGGGGGACGCCGTGAATCCATCCCTGGAGGCTTGACGACCGCATCCATGCGGTCGACACCCCCGTCAGCCGCCACCCGACCCGCTCGGCGGGCGTCGTGGCGGCTGTTGGGGGAGGACGCTGTGCGGCTTGGTCAGACGATCTCGGCCTTTTCGATGACCACGTCTTCCATGGGGACGTCCTGGTGCCCGGCGCGGCTGCCGGTGCGCACGCCCTTGATGGCCTCGACCGTTTCCATGCCCTCGACCACGCGCCCGAAGACGCAGTAGCCCCAGCCGTCCTGACCGGGGTAGTCGAGGAAGTCGTTGTTGGAGACGTTGATGAAGAACTGGGAGGTCGCCGAGTGCGGCTGCATGGTGCGCGCCATGGCGATGGTGCCGGTCTGGTTCTTGAGTCCGTTCTTGGCCTCGTTCTCGATCGGGGCGCGCGTGGGCTTCTGGCTGAAGTCCGGGTTCATGCCGCCGCCCTGGATCATGAAGCCGTCGATGACGCGGTGGAAGAGGGTGCCGTCATAGTGACCGTCACGGACGTACTGCTCGAAGTTGGCGCAGGTCTTGGGCGCCTTCTCGGCGTCGAGTTCGATCAGGATGTCGCCGTGGTTGGTGGTCAGTTTGATCATTCGGGTGTTGCTCCGAGTGGGGGTTGATGACGGCTCGGGTCGAGCGCGCCCTGGTTCATTGAATGTCGGTGCATGGTAAGGAGTTTGGCGCGAGCCGGAAAGGTGCGAAGGCTAAACCGCCTGGATCACCCGAGTCGGCAGTGCGATCCGCGCCGCTTCGCTCAGCACGAATTCGCGAAAGGCGCCGGCCGCCGGCGAGAGCCGCTTGCCGCGCCGGTAGACCAGATACCACTGACGCCGGTCCGGAAACCCCTCGACGTCCAGCGTCACCAGCCGCCGCGTCTCCAGTTCCAGTTCGATGGTGTGCAGCGAGACCACGCTCAGCCCCAGCCCCGAGCGCACCGCCTGCTTGACCGCCTCGTTGCGTGTCATCTGCATCCCGTGGCGGATCGTCTGGCCGCGTTCGCTGAAGAAGCGCTCCATCGCCTGCCGGGTGCCTGAGCCTTCCTCGCGCATCACAAAGGTCTCTTCGGCCAGGCGTGCCAGCGAAATGGCCCGCTCGCCGGCCAGCGGATGATCCGGCGGGGCGATCACCACCAGCGGATTGTCCATGAAGGCTTCGGCCTCGACCTCGACATTGCGCGGCGGCACGCCCATGAGCACCAGGTCGACCGAGTTGCTGTCGAGCATCTGCACCAGGCTCTCGCGATTGGTCACATCGAGCCGCAGCCCGATCCCCGAATGGCGTTGCTGGAAGATGGCCATCAGACGCGGTGCGAAGTAGTTGACCGTGCTGGCCACGGCGATGCGCAGACTGCCCCGGCTGACACCCTTGAGCGACTCCAGCACCTCTTCCATCTCGCGCAGTGACTGGCCGATGGCGCGACTGTAGTGGAACACCTCGCGTCCGGCCTCGGTGAGGACGACCTGTTTGCCCAAGCGCTCGAACAGCGACAACCCGATCTCGTCCTCCAGTTGACGCACCTGCATCGACACCGCCGGCTGGCTCAGATGCAGCTCCTCGGCCGCGCGCGTGTAGCTGTTGTGGCGCGCGACGGCTTCGAAGACCCGCAGTTGGCGCAGTGAGACATGCATGGTGGTGGAAGGCTCGTCAGACGATCGGGATAGACAAACGCAATGGAATCGATTGAGGCATAGATCATAAGCTATGCGTTATATCTAGCATAAGCAATATTTAGTAGTAATTATGTGGTTTCTTGCTAATAATCGCACTCAGGTTTCGACCAGAGCAGATAGTCGGGCGCCAAGGCGCCGGTCGATCCGGACCTCACCACAGAAACTAATCCAGAGGACGATCCAGAATGGCTAAGACGTACAGCGCGGGCGTGAAAGAGTACCGCGAGACCTATTGGATGCCCAACTACACTCCGAAGGACACGGACATCCTGGCCTGCTTCAAGATCACCCCGCAGGCGGGCGTTCCGCGCGAAGAGGCCGCTGCGGCCGTCGCCGCCGAATCCTCGACCGGCACCTGGACCACGGTCTGGACCGACCTGCTGACCGACCTGGATTACTACAAGGGCCGCGCCTACGCCATCGAGGACGTGCCGGGCGACGACACCTGCTTCTATGCCTTCATCGCCTATCCGATCGATCTGTTCGAGGAAGGCTCGGTCGTCAACGTCTTCACCTCGCTCGTCGGCAACGTGTTCGGCTTCAAGGCCGTGCGCGCCCTGCGTCTGGAGGACGTCCGCTTCCCGATCGCCTATGTCATGACCTGCAACGGCCCGCCGCACGGCATCCAGGTCGAGCGCGACATCATGAACAAGTACGGTCGTCCGATGCTCGGCTGCACCATCAAGCCCAAGCTGGGTCTGTCGGCCAAGAACTATGGTCGTGCGGTCTACGAGTGTCTGCGCGGCGGTCTGGACTTCACCAAGGACGACGAGAACGTCAACTCGCAGCCCTTCATGCGCTGGCGCCAGCGGTTCGACTTCGTCATGGACGCCATCGACAAGGCCGAGCGCGAGACCGGCGAGCGCAAGGGTCACTATCTGAACGTGACCGCGCCGACCCCGGAAGAGATGTACAAGCGTGCCGAGTACGCCAAGGAGATCGGCGCCCCGATCATCATGCACGACTACATCACAGGCGGTTTCTGCGCCAACACGGGTCTGGCCCAGTGGTGCCGTGACAACGGCGTGCTGCTGCACATCCACCGCGCCATGCACGCCGTGCTCGACCGCAATCCGCACCACGGCATCCACTTCCGCGTCCTGACCAAGATCCTGCGTCTGTCGGGCGGCGACCACCTGCACACCGGCACCGTGGTCGGCAAGCTGGAAGGCGACCGCGCCTCCACCCTGGGCTGGATCGACCTGCTGCGTGAGTCCTACATCAAGGAAGACCGTTCGCGCGGTCTCTTCTTCGATCAGGATTGGGGTTCGATGCCCGGCGCCTTCGCCGTCGCCTCCGGTGGTATCCACGTCTGGCACATGCCGGCGCTCGTGACCATCTTCGGTGACGACTCGGTGCTCCAGTTCGGCGGCGGCACCCTGGGTCATCCCTGGGGCAACGCGGCCGGCGCCTGCGCCAACCGTGTCGCGCTCGAAGCCTGCGTCGAAGCGCGCAACCAGGGCGTCGCGATCGAGAAGGAAGGCAAGGACGTGCTCACCAAGGCGGCGGCTTCCAGCCCCGAGCTCAAGATCGCCATGGAGACCTGGAAAGAGATCAAGTTTGAGTTTGACACCGTGGACAAGTTGGATATCGCCCATAAATGATTGATTTCATAGGCGCGGATTGAAACGATACCGTCGATAAGCTGGACGTGGCCCACAAGTAAGACCAGGGTGACGCCGGAACCGCATCGACCATCATCGATGCGGTTCCCCTCCACGCCAATCCGACACCATCCAACCATCGAACCACGAACAAACCAGATTTCGGAGCATCACACCATGAGCGAAATGCAGGATTACAGTTCCAGCCTCGAAGACGTCAACAGCCGCAAGTTCGAGACCTTCTCCTACCTGCCGGCGATGGATGCCGACCGCATCCGCAAGCAGGTCGAGTACATCGTCTCCAAGGGCTGGAACCCGGCCATCGAGCACACCGAGCCGGAAAACGCCTTCGATCACTACTGGTACATGTGGAAGCTGCCGATGTTCGGCGAGACCGACATCGACACCATCCTCAAGGAGGCCGAAGCCTGCCACAAGGCGCACCCCAACAATCACGTGCGTCTGATCGGCTTCGACAACTATGCCCAGTCCAAGGGCGCCGAGATGGTGGTCTATCGCGGCAAGCCGGTCTGAGCGACCACGTAGGCAGGGTTCACCCGACACGGCGGACCCTGCCACCCGCCAGCGGCTTTACACACGAGCCCCTGCTTCCTCATCGAAGGGGCAGGGGCTTCGTTTTGTCCGGGCTTCGAGCCTCGCCATCGACCCTCAAGGGGATCGCTTCCATGTCAGACATCGACCGCAACCAATTCCTGATCGACCACGAGCCTTACTACCGCCCCGTGAGCAACGAGGTGGCGCTCTACGAAGCGGCCTATGCCGCGCGCATGCCGGTCATGCTCAAGGGACCGACCGGCTGCGGCAAGACGCGCTTCGTCGAGTACATGGCCTGGAAACTCGGCAAGCCGCTGATCACCGTGGCCTGTAACGAAGACATGACCGCCTCGGATCTGGTCGGACGCTTCCTGCTCGACATCAACGGCACCAAATGGCAGGACGGCCCGCTGACGGTGGCCGCGCGCATCGGCGCCATCTGCTATCTCGACGAAGTGGTCGAGGCGCGCCAGGACACCACGGTCGTCATCCATCCGCTCACCGACCATCGGCGCAACCTGCCGCTGGAGAAGAAAGGCGAGCTGGTGACGGCCCATCCCGATTTCCAGATCGTCATCTCCTACAACCCCAACTATCAGAGCCTGATGAAGGATCTGAAGCAGTCGACCAAGCAGCGGTTCGGCGCGCTCGACTTCGACTATCCGACCGCCGAGATCGAGACCGAGATCGTCGCCCACGAGGGCCATGTCGACAAGGCGACGGCTGAGAAGCTGGTCCAGATCGCGCATCGCAGCCGCAACCTCAAGGGCCACGGTCTCGACGAAGGCATGTCGACCCGTCTGCTGGTCTATGCCGCGCAACTGATCGGCAAGGGCGTCGAGCCGCAGGCGGCGGCGCAGATGGCGCTGGTGCGTCCGCTCACCGACGATCCCGACATGCGCGACACCCTGGACGCGGCGGTCAACACCTATTTCTGACGGCGGCTGGACGTTGCCGGCTGGGGGCTCTTACAGATGACGATCGATTTCAGCGAATACCTCGCCTGCCTCAAGGCCGATCCAGCGCACGAGCACGCCCAGGCGCTGGAATCGAGCTATCAGGAGGCCGCGCGGGTGATGTCCCCACGGGGACTCGAACACTATCTGACCGGCATCCGCGCCATGTGCGGCCTCAACAAGGGGCCGGATCTGGTGATGACCTATGTCCAGGAGATGCCGGGCGTGGCCAAGGAGGTCGGCGAGGACATCATCCCGGATGTCGTCAGCTCGCTGATGAAGCTCGCCTCGCACACCTCGGGCACCGTCATCACGCTGATGATGGCGACCATGCCGCTGGCGGCCAGCCGGCTCGGCGACCTGGAGGTGATGCGCGGCTATCTCAATCTGCTCCATCAGCTCGCTGGCAAGGCGCCACGGGGCTTGAGACCCATGATGGAGAACATGGACGAACTCCTCGCCAAGCTCACGCTCGGCGGCTTGCGGCGCTGGGCGCTGTGGGGGGCGCAGGCTCATGCGCGCGACCTGGATGGTCAACTGGCCTATTTCGGGCTCCAGACCGAATCCTCGCGCGCCGTGCTCCAGAAAGAGCGGCGCGGCACGCTCTTCGTCGACAACCAGCGCAAGCTCAATTTCTATCTGCGCGCACTCTGGGCGCGGGCCTTCTTCATGCGTCCGACCTCGGGCGACTATGAGTCGCGCACCGGACTCAAGCCCTTCATCGAGGACTTCCAGATCCATCTGCCGGACGCCTTCGACGCCTGGCGCGGGATCTCGGGGGTGGAACTCTATCGCGCCGCCGCCGCGCATTGCGCCGCGCACATGGTCTACACCACGGCGCCCATCAGCGCCGAGCAGCTCAATCCGGCGCAGCGCGTGCTCATCGGGCTGTTCGAGGACGCGCGCATCGAGTCGCTGGCGATCCGCGACTTCCCCGGACTGAAAAAGCTCTGGCTCCAGTTCTTCACCGCGCCCGCCGAGGCCGATGAGCCGGGCGCGCGCCATCCGTTGCTGGACCTGATGATGCGGCTGGCGCGGGCGCTGCTGGATACCGACTATCGCGATCCCGAGGCGCTCGTCAACGAGTCCGCCGATGCCTTCCGTGCCGCCTTCGCCGAATCGCCTGAAGACAACCGCATCAGTTGGATCGCCGGGGTCGAGTTCTACAACCGCGCGGTTCAGATTTGCGCCGTCCCGAGTCTGCGCATCCTGGAAGACTGGCCGATCCCCTATCGCGACGACAACGATTACGTCTGGGACTTCGACGAAAACCTGTTCATGACGCGCGGTGTGGACTATCTGCCGGCCAGCCAACAGCAGGTGCGGCGCAACGTCACGGTCATGGAGATGGTCAACGAGCTCGACTGCGAGCTGGCCGGCGACGATGCGCAGGAGATCTGGACCCTGTCGACGCCGTTCTGGCTCGATCAGGAGGGCTGCACCATCAACGAACTGGAGGGCAAGGAGCCGGTCTCCGAACCCTATCACTATCAGGAATGGGACTATCAGGTGCAGCTCCATCGCCCGGACTGGGCGACCGTGATCGAGCGCCGACAGGGTCGGGGCGATCCCGAGACCATGGATGAGATCCTGATCAAGCACAAGCCGGTCGCCAGCCGCATCCGCCATCTGATCGACGCGCTCCAGCCGCAGGGCATCGTGCGCCGGCGCGGCTACGAGGAAGGCGAGGAGCTGGATCTCAATGCCGCCGTGCGCGCCATGATCGACATCCGGCGCGGGGTCATGCCCGATCCGCGCATCAACATCCGCATCACCCGCCATGTGCGCGATCTGGCCATCCTGGTGCTGATGGATCTCTCACAGTCGACCAACGAGAAGGTCGGGGTCAAGGAGGGTGAGCCGGGCTATGACGAGGCGCCGAGCATCCTGGATCTGACACGCGAGTCGACGGGACTCCTGGCCTGGGCGATCGATTCCATTGGGGACCGCTTCGCGGTACATGGCTTTGCGTCCGACGGGCGGCACGACGTGCAGTACTACCGTTTCAAGGACTTCGATCAGCCCTATGGCGACGAGGCCAAGTCGCGGCTTGCGGGCATGAAAGGCGGTTTGTCGACCCGCATGGGCGCGGCCCTGCGTCATGCCGGCTGGCATCTGAGTCAGCAGCCGGCCCAGAAACGGCTGGTGCTGCTCATCACCGACGGCGAACCGGCCGACATCGACGAGCGCGATCCGCAGTATCTGCGTCACGATGCCAAGAAAGCCGTCGAGGATCTGCGCATGAAGGGCATCCACACCTACTGTCTGACCCTCGACCCCGAGGCCGACCGCTATGTGGCGCGCATCTTCGGCGAGAACGCCTATTCGGTCGTCGATCAGGTCGAGCGGCTGCCCGAACGGTTGCCGGCGGTGTTCGCGGCCCTGACGGGCTGACGGCGCGCCGGTTGCTCCTTGTCCTTGCATCCCGTCGGCTTTTGCGGTTCCAATTGAGAATCCTCAATTGATAGGCAGCAGGCTGGTGGAGCGCATGGGATTCGGATGGATGAGTATCGCTATTGGTGCCGTTTCAGCGTTGAGCGGACTGGTGTTCGTGGCGGTTGTCGACGAGCTGACGATACACGCACTGGTTGGTGGCGGCCTTCTGTGGCTCGGTGTCGGGGGCGGGAGCTGGCTCATCCTGCGCGCCATGGTCGGTCGACCCATGGGCATCCTGGATGAGACCCTGCAGGTCATGTACAGGGATGGCGATCTATCCCGGCGTGTGCCTGTGCGCACCGGACCGACCCGGAGCTGTATCGAGCACTTCAATGCCCTGATCGAAAGCTTTCAGGGCATCATCGGCAAAGTCATCTTCGACGCCGAGCGCCTCGCCAATACCGCCGATGTCCTCGCCGGACACGCCCGAGACGTGGCCGACGGCTCCAGCGCCCAGCGTCAGGCCTCGCTCAGTCTGGTCCAGATCATCGAACAGATGACCGCCGGCGTGGGGGCGGTCGCGGATCATGCCAATCTGACCGCCGGGAACGCCCAGGATGCCCGCCAGCTCTCGCAACAGGGAACGCGCGCCGTCGCGGACGCCTCCAGCGAGATCGAGCGTATCGCGCTGTCGGTGGAGGAGTCGTCGCGGGTGATCGCGGCGCTCGGTGATCGCTCGCAGGCGATCGGCGGCATCGTGCAGGTCATCCGCGAGATCGCCGATCAGACCAATCTGCTGGCGCTCAACGCGGCCATCGAGGCCGCGCGCGCCGGCGAGCAGGGGCGGGGCTTCGCGGTGGTGGCCGACGAAGTGCGCAACCTCGCCGTGCGCACCGCGCGCGCGACCAGCGAGATCGGCGCCATGATCGCGGCCATCCAGGAGGAGACGCGCGCGGCCATCGGCTCCATCGGACGGGGCGCCGATCAGGCTCATGCCGGCGCCGAGCTCGCACGCCAGGCGGCCGACTCACTCGACCGCATCAATCAGGGCGCCCAGCAGACCATGGAGCGCATCGACGAGATCGCTGCGGCGATCGCCGATCAGAGCCGGGAGGCCGATCGCGTGGTGGATCACGTCCGCGACATCATGTCCATGGTCGATCGCAACACCGCCGGCGCCGCCCAGACGCTCCAGGAGGCCCAGGAGCTGGAGAGTCTGGCCGTCAATCTGCATGAGATCAGCACAGTCTTCCAGCTCGGCGAGACCGGCCGGCGCGCCATCGAGTGCCACCAGCGCATGCCGGCGGTCGTCCAGCGCGCCGCCGCCGAGATCGGGCGTCAGCTGGAGCAGGCGCTGGCGGCCGGTGAGATCGGCGAGGAGGCGCTCTTCACGTCGAGCTACAGGCCCATCCCCAACACCAACCCCAAGAAATACAACACGGGCTTCGATGAGCTGACCGACCGGCTCTTCCCGCGCATCCAGGAGCCCATCCTGGCCGATCACCCGGAGATCGTCTATGCCATCGGCTGTGACCGCAACGGCTATGTGCCCACGCACAATCAGCGCTTCTCGCAACCCCTGACCGGCGACGAGGCCGTGGATCTGGCCCACAACCGGACCAAACGCCTGTTCGATGATCCGGTCGGCAAGCAATGCGGAGCGCATGAGCTGCCGTTCCTGATCCAAACCTACAGACGCGACACCGGCGAGATCATGCACGACATCTCGGCGCCCGTGCGGGTGCGCGGGCGTCATTGGGGTGGTTTCCGGATCGGTTATCGGGCGTGATCGACATCACAGGGGAGCGGCGAGGCGCTCGGAGCGTACCCAGCCGATCCGGAGAAGGTTCGCGACCCGGCCTACCAGAGTTCGATGTCATCGGACGATCCGGCCGCCGGCAGGGGGGCGGGATTCGTTCGGCTCGATGCGACATAGACCTGGTCGTCGGTCGCCAGGCCGCGCCGCAGTTGCGCCAGTTTGTCGCCGAAATCCAGTCCGCGCGCGAAGAGTTCCAGCGTCTCTTCGATCGATGAGTCGAGCAGTTGCATCAGGCGATCCTCCTGCGTCTCGGTCAGACCCAGGAACATCAGGTCATGCGCGAACTTGTCGTGCATCTGGTGGAGGATGATCCGGGTATCGGCCTGCTGCGCCTGATACTGCGCATGCAGCGAGGTGATCGCCGCCTGGACGGCGGCGCTCGTCTGCTGGAGCTGGCGGGTGCGCGTTTCGATCTC
The sequence above is drawn from the Allochromatium vinosum DSM 180 genome and encodes:
- the mgtE gene encoding magnesium transporter; protein product: MTEPMPRDSDVLQRHLRDIRELLSRQRLVEDLMHRQHSSHQDLVDSITHRQTIGWLRRKLDRLHPADIAHILEALPRDQRQLVWDLVRSDKDGEILLEVSDAVRPSLIETMDSNEIRAAAESLDADELADLAPDLPPEVVEDVLEALDQEEREHVRAAMSYPEDTVGALMDFDMVTVREDVTLEVVLRYLRRFEELPDHTDKLFVVDREERLRGILTLESLLINDPERLVSEVMKSKSLVTFAPEDDADEAAAAFERYDLISVPVVDGERRVIARVTVADMVDRIREESEAEILSQAGLREEEDIFAPIARSLRNRWAWLAINLVTAFVASRVIDLFEDSIAQLVALAALMPIVAGIGGNAGNQTITMIVRAIAMGQVEPSAVWRLLGKEVGVALINGLVWGGVVGGIVWALYGSWKLGVVMTGAMTLNLLLAATAGVVIPLVRQRFGRDPALGGSVMITALTDSGGFFIFLGLATLFLL
- a CDS encoding peptidylprolyl isomerase, with the protein product MIKLTTNHGDILIELDAEKAPKTCANFEQYVRDGHYDGTLFHRVIDGFMIQGGGMNPDFSQKPTRAPIENEAKNGLKNQTGTIAMARTMQPHSATSQFFINVSNNDFLDYPGQDGWGYCVFGRVVEGMETVEAIKGVRTGSRAGHQDVPMEDVVIEKAEIV
- a CDS encoding LysR family transcriptional regulator, producing MHVSLRQLRVFEAVARHNSYTRAAEELHLSQPAVSMQVRQLEDEIGLSLFERLGKQVVLTEAGREVFHYSRAIGQSLREMEEVLESLKGVSRGSLRIAVASTVNYFAPRLMAIFQQRHSGIGLRLDVTNRESLVQMLDSNSVDLVLMGVPPRNVEVEAEAFMDNPLVVIAPPDHPLAGERAISLARLAEETFVMREEGSGTRQAMERFFSERGQTIRHGMQMTRNEAVKQAVRSGLGLSVVSLHTIELELETRRLVTLDVEGFPDRRQWYLVYRRGKRLSPAAGAFREFVLSEAARIALPTRVIQAV
- a CDS encoding form I ribulose bisphosphate carboxylase large subunit, yielding MAKTYSAGVKEYRETYWMPNYTPKDTDILACFKITPQAGVPREEAAAAVAAESSTGTWTTVWTDLLTDLDYYKGRAYAIEDVPGDDTCFYAFIAYPIDLFEEGSVVNVFTSLVGNVFGFKAVRALRLEDVRFPIAYVMTCNGPPHGIQVERDIMNKYGRPMLGCTIKPKLGLSAKNYGRAVYECLRGGLDFTKDDENVNSQPFMRWRQRFDFVMDAIDKAERETGERKGHYLNVTAPTPEEMYKRAEYAKEIGAPIIMHDYITGGFCANTGLAQWCRDNGVLLHIHRAMHAVLDRNPHHGIHFRVLTKILRLSGGDHLHTGTVVGKLEGDRASTLGWIDLLRESYIKEDRSRGLFFDQDWGSMPGAFAVASGGIHVWHMPALVTIFGDDSVLQFGGGTLGHPWGNAAGACANRVALEACVEARNQGVAIEKEGKDVLTKAAASSPELKIAMETWKEIKFEFDTVDKLDIAHK
- a CDS encoding ribulose bisphosphate carboxylase small subunit, producing the protein MSEMQDYSSSLEDVNSRKFETFSYLPAMDADRIRKQVEYIVSKGWNPAIEHTEPENAFDHYWYMWKLPMFGETDIDTILKEAEACHKAHPNNHVRLIGFDNYAQSKGAEMVVYRGKPV
- a CDS encoding CbbQ/NirQ/NorQ/GpvN family protein; amino-acid sequence: MSDIDRNQFLIDHEPYYRPVSNEVALYEAAYAARMPVMLKGPTGCGKTRFVEYMAWKLGKPLITVACNEDMTASDLVGRFLLDINGTKWQDGPLTVAARIGAICYLDEVVEARQDTTVVIHPLTDHRRNLPLEKKGELVTAHPDFQIVISYNPNYQSLMKDLKQSTKQRFGALDFDYPTAEIETEIVAHEGHVDKATAEKLVQIAHRSRNLKGHGLDEGMSTRLLVYAAQLIGKGVEPQAAAQMALVRPLTDDPDMRDTLDAAVNTYF
- a CDS encoding nitric oxide reductase activation protein NorD yields the protein MTIDFSEYLACLKADPAHEHAQALESSYQEAARVMSPRGLEHYLTGIRAMCGLNKGPDLVMTYVQEMPGVAKEVGEDIIPDVVSSLMKLASHTSGTVITLMMATMPLAASRLGDLEVMRGYLNLLHQLAGKAPRGLRPMMENMDELLAKLTLGGLRRWALWGAQAHARDLDGQLAYFGLQTESSRAVLQKERRGTLFVDNQRKLNFYLRALWARAFFMRPTSGDYESRTGLKPFIEDFQIHLPDAFDAWRGISGVELYRAAAAHCAAHMVYTTAPISAEQLNPAQRVLIGLFEDARIESLAIRDFPGLKKLWLQFFTAPAEADEPGARHPLLDLMMRLARALLDTDYRDPEALVNESADAFRAAFAESPEDNRISWIAGVEFYNRAVQICAVPSLRILEDWPIPYRDDNDYVWDFDENLFMTRGVDYLPASQQQVRRNVTVMEMVNELDCELAGDDAQEIWTLSTPFWLDQEGCTINELEGKEPVSEPYHYQEWDYQVQLHRPDWATVIERRQGRGDPETMDEILIKHKPVASRIRHLIDALQPQGIVRRRGYEEGEELDLNAAVRAMIDIRRGVMPDPRINIRITRHVRDLAILVLMDLSQSTNEKVGVKEGEPGYDEAPSILDLTRESTGLLAWAIDSIGDRFAVHGFASDGRHDVQYYRFKDFDQPYGDEAKSRLAGMKGGLSTRMGAALRHAGWHLSQQPAQKRLVLLITDGEPADIDERDPQYLRHDAKKAVEDLRMKGIHTYCLTLDPEADRYVARIFGENAYSVVDQVERLPERLPAVFAALTG
- a CDS encoding methyl-accepting chemotaxis protein, giving the protein MSIAIGAVSALSGLVFVAVVDELTIHALVGGGLLWLGVGGGSWLILRAMVGRPMGILDETLQVMYRDGDLSRRVPVRTGPTRSCIEHFNALIESFQGIIGKVIFDAERLANTADVLAGHARDVADGSSAQRQASLSLVQIIEQMTAGVGAVADHANLTAGNAQDARQLSQQGTRAVADASSEIERIALSVEESSRVIAALGDRSQAIGGIVQVIREIADQTNLLALNAAIEAARAGEQGRGFAVVADEVRNLAVRTARATSEIGAMIAAIQEETRAAIGSIGRGADQAHAGAELARQAADSLDRINQGAQQTMERIDEIAAAIADQSREADRVVDHVRDIMSMVDRNTAGAAQTLQEAQELESLAVNLHEISTVFQLGETGRRAIECHQRMPAVVQRAAAEIGRQLEQALAAGEIGEEALFTSSYRPIPNTNPKKYNTGFDELTDRLFPRIQEPILADHPEIVYAIGCDRNGYVPTHNQRFSQPLTGDEAVDLAHNRTKRLFDDPVGKQCGAHELPFLIQTYRRDTGEIMHDISAPVRVRGRHWGGFRIGYRA